A stretch of Schistocerca americana isolate TAMUIC-IGC-003095 chromosome 3, iqSchAmer2.1, whole genome shotgun sequence DNA encodes these proteins:
- the LOC124607186 gene encoding probable endochitinase: MQCLFWTVVSLVAVALYCPVEGQVCNDDGFYCVNDTASVTCIDGTPPATPVVNVCPTGTYCSADCSLECLETVPCVTTTISPTTEQPFVCTSTGRFPDPTNCSNYYMCSPISTGGFYQYLYNCPGGSLFDSVRRLCTLSTNVTCGTSSTSVSPTVTTPTGTLTTTVAPFTCTSVGRFINPLDCFQYYMCSLSANGTFYQYLYDCPQGAAFNSATSQCTASTTCV, encoded by the coding sequence GTTGCTGTAGCATTGTACTGCCCAGTGGAAGGACAAGTCTGTAATGATGATGGCTTTTACTGTGTAAATGATACTGCAAGTGTTACCTGCATAGATGGCACACCTCCAGCAACTCCTGTCGTCAATGTATGCCCAACAGGAACTTACTGCAGTGCTGACTGTTCCCTAGAGTGTCTGGAAACAGTTCCATGTGTAACAACAACCATTTCCCCTACAACAGAACAACCCTTTGTGTGCACTTCAACTGGAAGGTTCCCTGATCCAACAAATTGCTCTAATTATTATATGTGCTCCCCTATATCTACTGGTGGATTTTACCAATACCTGTATAACTGCCCTGGTGGCTCTCTTTTTGACTCGGTGAGAAGACTTTGTACACTTTCCACAAATGTTACATGTGGTACATCAAGCACCTCTGTATCACCTACAGTAACTACTCCAACTGGAACTCTAACAACTACTGTTGCCCCTTTTACCTGCACAAGTGTAGGCCGATTTATAAACCCACTTGATTGCTTTCAATATTATATGTGTTCCCTCAGTGCAAATGGTACTTTCTACCAATATTTATATGACTGCCCACAGGGAGCAGCCTTTAACTCAGCAACCAGTCAATGCACAGCTTCCACCACTTGTGTGTAG